In the Leptospira sp. WS4.C2 genome, one interval contains:
- a CDS encoding PP2C family protein-serine/threonine phosphatase translates to MSSRQADYGRYQHLESFIHLSKDAIWCYELDVPMPISLSLEEQMEFIWEHSVIRECNLAMARFYGYPSVQEITGKYLKDLVTLKSVFLLRKFIQNTYQLENHEYNVELSDGHQRIFLMNSHGQVVEGHLLRIWGQQIEISSIRESEFKLSGLLQFSQIVTEVSKTFVHSKAEFVSDAIQFALEELGKYSRGDRVFAAEISSDKQFLSVTHEWVLDGIPSLFEVGTKLPIAKMNPERLGILASDGVIHIADTSLMVDEPWHLDLFKRAEVRSILVVGLRDEGNVIGILGITTFERIGNWSEETKRLLGLIAGFISQGLVRAKNEIKLMKKEKVLQRFYSDVKEDLALAKLTQEAWVAKDFGEIPNVKIQSRFLPYDEIGGDLILYEKSKEDCIDIFFGDISGHGISSALVSGIAAVSFKKHSKLESTPSGILAAMHLDLKTIIFKHHISACVLRLFPEERRVEFSFAGHPPVVFWKQSERVMKLVKDEMYPILLLDVWEGKTISKTFEPGDRLLLYSDGIYELEEEGGGYIGLDVFLQELSEMISVSENTDTLIQKMIANCLIDKDRIIHDDIAVLFMEF, encoded by the coding sequence ATGAGTTCTCGACAAGCCGATTACGGGCGTTACCAACATTTAGAGAGCTTTATCCACCTGTCCAAAGATGCCATTTGGTGTTATGAGTTGGACGTTCCTATGCCAATCTCCCTTTCCCTGGAGGAACAGATGGAATTCATCTGGGAGCATAGTGTCATTCGGGAATGCAATTTAGCAATGGCTCGGTTCTACGGTTACCCATCCGTGCAAGAGATCACCGGTAAGTATTTAAAGGATCTTGTAACCTTAAAGAGTGTGTTTTTACTCCGTAAATTCATCCAAAACACCTACCAATTAGAAAATCACGAGTACAACGTGGAGTTGTCTGACGGACACCAACGAATCTTTCTTATGAATTCCCACGGCCAAGTGGTAGAAGGGCACCTTTTACGTATTTGGGGCCAACAAATTGAAATTTCTTCCATCCGGGAATCTGAATTCAAACTATCTGGCCTATTACAATTTTCTCAGATTGTCACGGAAGTATCCAAAACCTTTGTCCATTCCAAAGCAGAATTTGTCTCTGATGCCATCCAATTTGCCTTGGAAGAACTGGGAAAATACTCTCGGGGTGACCGTGTTTTTGCGGCAGAGATATCATCAGACAAACAATTTCTTTCAGTGACCCATGAATGGGTGTTAGATGGAATACCATCTTTATTTGAAGTTGGAACCAAACTGCCGATTGCAAAGATGAATCCTGAACGATTGGGAATCCTTGCTTCGGACGGAGTGATCCATATTGCAGATACTTCCCTTATGGTAGATGAACCTTGGCATTTGGATCTTTTTAAACGAGCAGAAGTTCGTTCCATTTTAGTGGTAGGTTTACGGGACGAGGGGAATGTGATTGGAATTCTTGGCATCACCACTTTTGAGCGGATTGGAAATTGGTCAGAAGAAACCAAGCGCTTGTTAGGTTTAATAGCCGGGTTTATTTCGCAAGGGTTGGTTCGAGCAAAAAACGAAATCAAATTGATGAAAAAAGAAAAAGTCCTACAAAGGTTTTATTCTGATGTCAAAGAAGATTTAGCTTTAGCAAAACTCACCCAAGAAGCTTGGGTCGCCAAAGATTTTGGTGAAATTCCAAACGTAAAGATTCAATCTCGGTTTTTGCCTTATGATGAAATTGGGGGAGATCTGATTCTTTATGAAAAATCCAAAGAAGATTGTATCGATATCTTCTTCGGTGATATTTCCGGCCATGGGATTTCTTCAGCCTTGGTCTCAGGAATTGCTGCGGTTTCTTTTAAAAAACATTCCAAATTAGAATCCACTCCTTCTGGTATTTTGGCAGCCATGCATTTGGACTTAAAAACCATTATTTTCAAACATCATATCTCTGCTTGTGTACTTCGTCTTTTTCCAGAGGAGAGAAGGGTTGAGTTTAGTTTTGCAGGCCATCCTCCCGTTGTGTTTTGGAAACAAAGTGAACGGGTAATGAAGCTTGTGAAGGACGAGATGTATCCTATCCTGCTTCTGGATGTATGGGAAGGAAAAACGATTTCCAAAACCTTTGAGCCGGGTGATCGATTGCTTCTCTATTCGGATGGAATCTATGAATTAGAAGAAGAGGGTGGTGGATACATTGGGCTTGATGTTTTTTTACAGGAACTTTCTGAGATGATTTCTGTTTCTGAAAACACAGACACTTTGATCCAAAAAATGATTGCTAACTGCCTGATAGATAAAGACCGAATCATTCATGATGATATCGCTGTATTGTTTATGGAATTTTAA
- the glnA gene encoding type I glutamate--ammonia ligase, which produces MQFATPKFTSGKEVVEYAKKNGVIFYDFRFTDIKGMWHHVSYYVNSVDEETFKGIPFDGSSIARWQPINASDMQLHPEISTAFLDPFTADKTLVMFCDVWDIYKKQYYEKCPRSIAKKALEFMNKSGIADTAYFGPENEFFVFDSLRVRDEINCQYYELDSNEGIWNTHSEIPGTNNTGKINFNSGHRPGTKGGYFPVAPIDSQVDLRAEFVKTLEAIGMETFVVHHEVAQAQGEIGVKFGTLIEAADNVQKLKYIVKMVAHKHGKTATFMPKPLFGDNGNGMHVHISLWKGGKNLFAGEKYQGLSDFAFNYVGGVLKYARACAAFTNASTNSYKRLIPGFEAPSILAYSAQNRSASCRIPFVSGEKAKRVEFRFPDSTANPYLAFASLLMAGMAGVTEKIDPGPAREEDLFELSLDEIREKGIRQMPHTLREAMEEMLAQREIFKQGDVFTENFLQTYQHYKFETEIWPWEGRPHPYEFLTTYSC; this is translated from the coding sequence ATGCAGTTCGCAACCCCAAAATTTACTTCCGGAAAGGAAGTGGTTGAGTATGCCAAAAAAAATGGAGTCATTTTCTACGACTTCCGCTTCACGGATATCAAAGGAATGTGGCACCACGTTTCCTATTATGTGAATTCAGTTGATGAAGAAACATTCAAAGGGATTCCTTTTGATGGATCTTCCATTGCTCGTTGGCAGCCAATCAATGCTTCTGACATGCAACTACACCCAGAAATTTCTACGGCTTTTTTAGATCCGTTTACTGCTGACAAAACGCTTGTTATGTTTTGCGACGTATGGGATATCTACAAAAAACAATACTATGAAAAATGCCCACGTTCCATTGCAAAAAAAGCATTAGAGTTCATGAATAAATCGGGAATTGCTGACACAGCATATTTCGGTCCCGAAAATGAATTCTTTGTTTTTGACAGTCTACGTGTTCGTGATGAAATCAACTGCCAATACTACGAATTAGATTCTAATGAAGGAATCTGGAACACTCACTCTGAAATTCCAGGAACCAACAATACAGGAAAAATCAACTTCAACTCTGGACACCGTCCAGGAACTAAAGGTGGATATTTCCCGGTAGCTCCTATTGACTCTCAAGTGGATCTTCGTGCTGAATTTGTAAAAACTCTGGAAGCTATTGGAATGGAAACATTCGTTGTACACCATGAAGTGGCACAAGCACAAGGGGAAATTGGAGTTAAGTTTGGTACTTTGATTGAAGCTGCGGATAACGTTCAAAAGCTAAAATACATCGTGAAGATGGTGGCTCATAAACACGGAAAAACTGCTACTTTTATGCCAAAACCACTTTTTGGTGATAACGGTAACGGTATGCACGTTCACATCTCTCTTTGGAAAGGTGGAAAAAACCTTTTTGCTGGAGAAAAATACCAAGGTCTTTCTGACTTCGCATTCAACTATGTTGGTGGAGTTTTAAAATACGCTAGAGCTTGTGCTGCCTTTACAAATGCATCCACTAACTCTTACAAACGACTCATTCCAGGATTCGAAGCTCCATCCATTCTAGCATACTCTGCTCAGAACCGTTCTGCTTCTTGCCGTATCCCTTTTGTTAGCGGCGAAAAAGCAAAACGTGTGGAATTCCGATTCCCAGACTCAACAGCTAACCCATATTTGGCGTTTGCTTCCTTACTGATGGCAGGTATGGCTGGAGTAACAGAGAAAATCGATCCAGGTCCTGCACGTGAAGAAGATCTTTTCGAACTTTCTTTAGATGAAATCCGTGAAAAAGGGATTCGTCAAATGCCTCACACACTTCGTGAAGCTATGGAAGAAATGCTCGCTCAAAGAGAAATATTCAAACAAGGTGATGTGTTTACAGAAAACTTTCTACAAACATACCAACACTACAAGTTTGAAACAGAAATTTGGCCATGGGAAGGTCGCCCTCACCCATACGAATTCCTCACTACTTACTCTTGTTAA
- a CDS encoding chromosome segregation SMC family protein produces the protein MHLKSLSIVGFKTFADETEINFDPGFTAVVGPNGSGKSNIVDSVKWVFGEKSAKGLRGEKMDDVIFHGTESRRAAGFAEVSILFDNDDRFFNIDYPSVKITRRLYPDGENEYYLNDIRTIRKDIEKTLLDTGIGKSSYSILEQGRVDQILNSKPEERRAIFEEAAGVSRFKLDRKEATKKLDDTNQNLLRIQDIMNSMVKDLEVKEKQSEKAEQYFKLKSDLDESDKNLRFLKLRDFKRRMKKSDEDLLEIREKNKSILSLIQNETNLISEKETTKEAKEREIAEIDKKLFDHLSKSQIQKEKIAKNKTFILEYELRIGEILSALETENQATIKLEVEKRAIELENERQREIQTTLQEEIQNLESRRVSLELSIKEEEKSIEEKEGRIKENEKRHITLRDKQKTVILELIQELENKKKESSEGEEIRNADKAALLSDLDLYANKLKSAISHLESAKLTEGISDLKEIQLPLYSEKLTGFLKREDDFRNLLFDKDGILSKKESIDQAIEDLILENENLTRGIRDNQSNIILHRSHWEDTRTHIVELEKKLLESNSRLENQQKEIAVLDERIGEIQKRILGAKEQESVIREKKDGLEKEVEVLEKEIAESYQEFLSMSRILESEKETLQTLVEEISGIKSNISKNQEVFQNLLPLLSEKERTSSALKVQIDSLVEELYNDYSLTDSELESERGGLELDQKAEERRLRSAKSEIQLLGSINPLAIEEYRNIKEIYEHNLKQKLDIESSKKDIEEVLKRINEESEKLFQETFEKIKQNFQETFSTLFNGGRATLELTEKEDSLNSGVEIMAEPPGKHVQNLRLLSGGEKSLTAIALLFAIYMVKPSPFCFLDEIDAALDEANKLRFCQILDRFKDKTQFIVVSHAQSTISRANAIFGVTNEEPGISKILSLRLDEAKTLSKQITQKTGTDN, from the coding sequence ATGCATTTAAAGAGCCTGAGTATTGTTGGATTCAAAACATTTGCGGATGAAACAGAGATCAATTTTGATCCTGGGTTTACTGCTGTCGTCGGACCGAATGGTTCGGGGAAATCAAATATTGTCGATTCCGTAAAATGGGTCTTTGGAGAAAAAAGTGCCAAGGGACTTCGCGGAGAAAAGATGGACGATGTCATCTTCCACGGAACAGAGAGTAGGCGAGCTGCCGGTTTTGCTGAAGTTTCGATTCTTTTTGATAATGATGACCGGTTTTTCAATATTGATTATCCATCCGTCAAAATCACTCGTCGTTTGTATCCAGACGGTGAAAACGAATACTATCTGAATGATATCAGAACCATAAGAAAGGATATCGAAAAAACACTCCTCGATACAGGAATTGGTAAGTCTAGTTATAGCATTTTAGAACAAGGTCGGGTTGACCAAATCCTCAATTCCAAACCAGAAGAAAGAAGGGCTATTTTTGAAGAGGCCGCTGGGGTTTCTCGCTTCAAACTCGATCGAAAAGAAGCCACAAAGAAGTTGGATGATACCAACCAGAACTTACTTCGTATCCAAGACATTATGAACTCCATGGTCAAAGACCTGGAAGTCAAAGAAAAACAATCCGAAAAAGCAGAACAATACTTCAAACTCAAATCGGATTTAGATGAATCCGACAAAAACTTACGATTTTTAAAACTACGTGATTTCAAACGTCGAATGAAAAAGTCAGACGAAGATTTACTTGAAATTCGCGAAAAAAACAAATCGATCTTATCTCTCATCCAAAACGAAACCAATTTGATTTCTGAAAAGGAAACCACCAAAGAGGCCAAGGAAAGGGAAATCGCCGAAATCGATAAAAAATTATTTGATCATCTCTCCAAAAGCCAAATCCAGAAAGAAAAAATTGCAAAAAATAAAACCTTCATTTTGGAGTATGAACTTCGTATTGGAGAAATCCTTTCTGCCTTAGAAACGGAAAACCAAGCTACCATCAAACTGGAAGTAGAAAAACGTGCGATTGAACTTGAAAACGAACGCCAAAGAGAAATCCAAACCACTCTCCAAGAAGAGATCCAAAATTTGGAATCAAGGCGTGTTTCTTTGGAACTTTCCATTAAAGAAGAAGAAAAATCCATTGAGGAAAAAGAAGGCAGAATTAAAGAAAATGAAAAACGCCATATTACCCTCAGAGACAAACAAAAGACAGTAATCCTCGAACTCATCCAAGAGTTAGAAAATAAAAAGAAAGAATCTAGCGAAGGAGAAGAAATTCGAAATGCGGATAAAGCCGCTCTTCTTTCCGATTTAGATCTATATGCAAATAAATTAAAAAGTGCTATTTCTCACTTAGAATCGGCGAAACTAACAGAAGGTATTTCCGACCTTAAAGAAATTCAATTGCCTTTATATTCAGAAAAACTAACAGGATTTTTGAAACGAGAAGATGATTTTAGAAATCTACTTTTTGATAAAGATGGGATCCTTTCCAAAAAAGAATCTATCGACCAAGCGATCGAAGATTTGATCTTAGAAAATGAAAACCTAACCAGAGGTATTCGAGACAATCAAAGTAATATCATCTTACATAGAAGCCATTGGGAAGATACAAGAACCCATATCGTAGAACTTGAGAAAAAACTTCTCGAATCCAACTCTCGTTTGGAAAACCAACAAAAAGAAATTGCAGTCCTTGATGAAAGGATTGGTGAAATCCAAAAAAGAATTTTGGGTGCAAAAGAACAAGAATCCGTCATTCGAGAGAAAAAAGATGGTTTGGAAAAGGAAGTCGAAGTTTTAGAAAAAGAAATTGCAGAGTCTTACCAAGAATTTTTATCCATGAGTCGGATTTTGGAATCAGAAAAAGAAACCTTACAAACTCTTGTGGAAGAAATTTCGGGAATTAAGTCTAATATTTCCAAAAACCAAGAAGTCTTCCAAAATCTTTTACCTCTTCTTTCTGAAAAGGAAAGAACCAGTTCTGCACTTAAAGTTCAAATTGATTCTCTTGTGGAAGAGTTGTATAATGATTACTCTCTGACTGATTCAGAATTGGAATCCGAACGTGGTGGACTTGAACTCGATCAGAAGGCAGAGGAAAGAAGGCTTCGTTCCGCAAAGTCTGAAATCCAACTTTTAGGTTCCATCAATCCACTTGCGATTGAAGAGTATCGAAATATCAAAGAAATCTACGAACACAATCTCAAACAAAAGTTGGATATTGAAAGTTCCAAAAAAGACATCGAAGAAGTTTTAAAACGAATCAATGAAGAGTCAGAAAAACTTTTCCAAGAAACCTTTGAGAAAATCAAACAGAACTTCCAAGAAACCTTTTCTACACTCTTTAATGGGGGAAGGGCTACGCTGGAACTCACCGAAAAGGAAGACTCTCTCAATTCCGGTGTGGAAATTATGGCGGAACCTCCCGGAAAACATGTTCAGAATTTGCGCCTCTTATCTGGTGGGGAAAAGTCACTCACGGCGATCGCACTTCTATTTGCGATTTATATGGTGAAACCAAGTCCGTTCTGTTTCTTAGATGAGATTGATGCGGCCCTGGATGAGGCCAACAAACTACGGTTCTGTCAGATTTTGGATCGGTTCAAGGACAAAACACAATTCATCGTGGTGTCTCATGCGCAGTCTACGATCTCTAGAGCAAATGCCATTTTTGGAGTCACCAACGAAGAACCAGGAATTTCAAAAATCCTATCCCTCCGATTGGATGAAGCCAAAACTCTATCCAAACAAATCACACAAAAGACCGGAACTGACAACTAA
- a CDS encoding motility associated factor glycosyltransferase family protein translates to MSQIIDPISSEIFERKPYLQNYFRNFPSENLWELGSAKKTGEYYVSLNGEPLSSSFSPLTQALRLLDTYSLRATDIVILFGLGNPHLIQKISETLAPGQILILIGDDETLIPVIWDKVLKPVMTVPGRHLFSGEVFYPLFFNYLDSLPIERVSGLKIIRNPTDTNRNPVYRELEEKTQTVFSAKMSDLLTKFEFERLWIKNSIWNLVHVGKTPPVRYPISSLKNKFQGLTAVLVSAGPSLRKNLTWLQSVRDKVFVLSCDTSLKVLFKAGIQADGVVTLDAQTNSFFHFMGENQKNIPLFADLVSSPTLLREPMFQSVVHSVTAKYQVDAEGSLVREVTAGGELAEQVFLEVGDIQSGGSVATTAFDMLRFMGFTSVYFLGQDLAYSGREIHSTGTHHNEKWLTLINRKNSLERINEVIIRKRETRFVPRADGEGSVLTDYVLDLYRHWFEESASTVSEMKLFNVNEDGAVIAGITSLCPEKAKKTLEETPLHNYPWRDLPIWNPDNAKADSSTPIFSLSEKNSKNESKQNQKGKSPKYLHDQGSESLFRRIQKDIEFMEQGLARFERETPKESFQDSDIWIWMREESYLRRMVRKTEIYILRHKDLEAERKNQLLIQSIKKEIRYLKRSLYPMMDSFPEKG, encoded by the coding sequence ATGTCCCAAATTATCGATCCCATTTCCAGTGAAATTTTTGAAAGGAAGCCGTACTTACAAAATTATTTCAGAAACTTCCCATCCGAAAATCTTTGGGAACTGGGTTCTGCCAAGAAGACGGGAGAATATTATGTCTCATTAAATGGAGAACCCCTCTCTTCTTCTTTCTCTCCACTCACACAGGCCCTCCGCCTTTTGGATACTTATTCTTTAAGGGCTACTGACATCGTGATTTTGTTTGGACTTGGAAATCCGCATCTCATCCAAAAGATTAGCGAAACATTGGCTCCCGGTCAAATTCTCATCCTGATTGGAGATGATGAAACACTAATTCCTGTTATCTGGGACAAGGTTTTAAAACCAGTGATGACGGTCCCGGGTCGCCACTTATTCTCAGGAGAAGTTTTTTATCCTCTTTTTTTTAACTACTTAGACTCTTTACCCATCGAGAGAGTGAGTGGACTAAAAATCATTCGTAACCCGACAGACACAAATCGTAATCCCGTCTATCGTGAGTTAGAAGAAAAAACCCAAACTGTTTTTTCAGCCAAGATGAGTGATCTACTTACCAAGTTTGAATTTGAGAGGTTGTGGATCAAAAACTCAATTTGGAATTTGGTCCATGTAGGAAAAACACCTCCGGTTCGTTATCCCATCTCTTCTTTAAAAAACAAGTTCCAAGGACTTACCGCCGTACTCGTGTCAGCTGGCCCTAGTTTACGAAAAAATCTCACTTGGTTACAATCAGTCCGAGACAAAGTATTTGTTTTGTCTTGTGATACCTCACTCAAAGTCCTTTTCAAAGCTGGGATCCAAGCGGACGGAGTTGTGACACTGGATGCCCAAACAAATTCCTTTTTTCATTTTATGGGAGAAAATCAAAAAAATATCCCACTCTTTGCGGATTTGGTAAGCTCCCCCACACTCCTCAGGGAACCTATGTTTCAATCAGTAGTTCATTCAGTGACTGCGAAATACCAAGTCGATGCCGAAGGATCGCTTGTCCGAGAAGTCACTGCAGGAGGGGAACTCGCCGAACAAGTATTTCTTGAGGTGGGTGATATCCAATCAGGAGGATCTGTGGCAACCACAGCTTTTGATATGTTGCGGTTTATGGGATTTACCTCTGTTTATTTTCTTGGACAAGATTTGGCCTACTCGGGAAGAGAGATCCATTCGACGGGAACCCATCACAATGAAAAATGGCTCACACTGATCAACCGGAAGAATAGTTTAGAAAGAATCAATGAAGTGATCATTCGCAAAAGAGAAACCAGGTTTGTTCCCAGGGCCGATGGAGAAGGTTCTGTTCTTACTGATTATGTTTTGGATTTGTATCGTCACTGGTTTGAAGAATCAGCGAGCACTGTGAGTGAAATGAAGCTCTTTAATGTAAATGAGGATGGAGCAGTAATTGCAGGAATTACATCTCTCTGTCCAGAGAAAGCAAAAAAGACTCTGGAAGAAACTCCCCTCCACAACTATCCATGGAGAGATCTTCCTATCTGGAATCCAGACAATGCCAAAGCCGATTCTTCTACCCCCATTTTTTCCTTGTCGGAAAAAAATTCCAAAAACGAATCCAAACAAAATCAAAAAGGCAAATCGCCAAAATACTTACATGACCAAGGTTCCGAATCACTATTCAGGCGAATCCAAAAGGATATTGAGTTTATGGAACAAGGGCTCGCACGATTTGAAAGAGAAACACCAAAAGAGTCGTTTCAAGATTCAGATATTTGGATCTGGATGAGAGAGGAGTCGTATTTACGACGTATGGTGCGTAAAACAGAAATTTATATTTTGCGTCATAAGGATTTGGAGGCGGAGAGAAAAAACCAACTTTTGATCCAATCCATCAAAAAGGAAATCCGTTACTTAAAGCGAAGTCTTTATCCAATGATGGATTCGTTTCCAGAAAAAGGATGA
- the plsY gene encoding glycerol-3-phosphate 1-O-acyltransferase PlsY has protein sequence MILAMVLFSYLLGGIPVGFLLAKQVRGIDIREHGSRNIGATNVGRVIGWKYGIIALFLDAVKGAIPVILASYIESPYSLTTTEILLGSVAILGHTFTPFLHFKGGKGVATALGVYMTLVPIVTVCAVVIFFIVYKISGFVSLGSILATLSMPLWYFGTTKFIPDSEYQPIIFFVLVATFFLISYSHRENIKRLVLGKELRATQNAN, from the coding sequence ATGATACTTGCCATGGTTCTATTCAGCTACCTTTTGGGTGGCATTCCGGTTGGGTTTCTCCTGGCCAAACAAGTGCGTGGGATTGACATCCGCGAACACGGCAGCCGAAATATCGGTGCGACCAATGTCGGTCGGGTCATCGGTTGGAAGTATGGAATCATTGCTCTCTTTTTAGATGCAGTGAAAGGTGCCATCCCGGTCATCCTTGCCTCTTATATTGAATCGCCTTATTCTCTCACCACGACAGAAATCCTCCTTGGTTCTGTTGCCATCCTTGGGCATACATTCACTCCTTTTCTCCACTTCAAAGGCGGAAAAGGAGTAGCCACGGCTCTCGGAGTTTACATGACTCTTGTTCCCATTGTCACTGTTTGTGCCGTTGTGATCTTTTTTATCGTCTATAAGATATCTGGATTTGTATCTCTTGGATCCATCCTTGCGACTTTGTCCATGCCCTTATGGTATTTTGGAACAACAAAGTTCATTCCTGATTCTGAATACCAACCAATCATCTTTTTTGTGTTAGTTGCTACTTTTTTTCTCATTTCCTATTCTCATAGAGAAAACATCAAACGTTTGGTGTTAGGTAAGGAACTACGAGCAACACAAAATGCAAACTGA
- the der gene encoding ribosome biogenesis GTPase Der has product MKGLPVVTIVGRQNVGKSTLFNAILRAQSAITENTAGVTRDVLQKTVERAEFKIPFTLSDTPGLDIENIDEISGEIIEIAFEHLRNSDLILHVIDHKDLRKYDYKLIELLKKDEVLKDKMVLTLINKVDTEQDEYDLEPFYKLGLNELLPISALGRRNFDLLYQKINFFLPDKIKMPEDPYCKIAIIGKPNSGKSSLLNTFLGYKRAVVSDVPGTTRDSVSDQFYFQNHKLEIIDTAGIRRKSKTGESLEFYSYKRTLHSLGEADVVVLLIDAMKGLGEFDKKIFGEIQELGKPMIVAVNKWDLVPEKESNSWKHFKDRMEAKLSILKERPLLSLSAKEKLRTHKLLESVVALYEKSQKKLTTRALNDWLSKWGGKNKVQKASNRPPKVYYATQVSQIPFKILFFVNDTKLFPSNILSFYRKSIVTEFGLDGLAVEIELRNRNEGKESKE; this is encoded by the coding sequence ATGAAAGGACTTCCAGTGGTTACAATCGTTGGCCGTCAGAACGTGGGTAAGTCCACACTATTCAACGCCATCCTCCGAGCACAAAGTGCCATCACAGAAAATACAGCTGGTGTGACAAGAGACGTATTACAAAAGACAGTCGAAAGAGCAGAGTTTAAAATTCCTTTCACATTGTCTGACACACCTGGTTTAGATATCGAAAATATCGACGAAATCTCAGGTGAGATCATTGAGATTGCCTTTGAACATTTACGAAATTCAGATCTTATCCTTCATGTCATTGATCATAAGGATTTGCGTAAGTATGATTACAAACTCATCGAACTTTTGAAAAAAGATGAAGTTTTGAAAGATAAAATGGTTCTGACTCTTATCAATAAAGTAGATACAGAACAAGATGAATATGACTTGGAGCCGTTTTACAAACTGGGGTTAAACGAACTCTTGCCGATATCGGCATTGGGGCGTCGAAACTTCGATCTACTTTATCAAAAGATTAATTTTTTCCTTCCCGACAAAATCAAAATGCCGGAAGACCCCTATTGCAAAATTGCCATTATCGGAAAACCTAACTCTGGTAAGTCCTCACTTCTCAATACCTTCCTTGGTTACAAGAGGGCAGTGGTAAGTGATGTGCCAGGAACCACAAGGGATTCTGTATCTGATCAGTTCTATTTTCAAAACCATAAATTAGAAATTATAGACACAGCCGGGATTCGAAGAAAATCCAAAACCGGCGAAAGTTTAGAATTCTATTCTTACAAACGAACCCTCCATAGTTTGGGGGAGGCTGATGTTGTGGTTTTACTCATCGATGCCATGAAGGGACTCGGTGAATTTGATAAAAAGATCTTTGGGGAAATCCAAGAACTCGGAAAACCCATGATTGTAGCGGTCAACAAGTGGGACCTCGTTCCAGAAAAAGAGTCCAATTCCTGGAAACACTTTAAAGACCGGATGGAAGCAAAACTTTCGATTTTGAAGGAACGTCCACTTCTCTCCCTCTCTGCCAAAGAGAAACTCCGCACCCATAAACTCTTGGAATCGGTCGTGGCCCTCTATGAAAAGTCCCAGAAAAAGCTAACGACTCGTGCCTTAAATGACTGGTTAAGCAAGTGGGGGGGCAAAAATAAGGTTCAGAAGGCATCGAACCGACCTCCGAAGGTGTATTACGCCACGCAAGTCTCCCAGATTCCTTTTAAAATTTTATTCTTTGTTAATGATACGAAACTCTTTCCGTCAAATATATTGAGTTTTTACCGAAAGAGTATAGTAACAGAGTTTGGGCTAGATGGCCTCGCCGTTGAGATCGAACTCCGCAACAGAAACGAGGGTAAGGAGAGCAAGGAATGA
- a CDS encoding Cys-rich protein has product MKKTNRFFSIMVLVLFTGSIQAADFPKCKEACDKFYNCTVQVNPNASEEQKNTLKKGCEFNCNRPKYYNKIAGCLTSGDSCKAFSSCIVKEMQPTK; this is encoded by the coding sequence ATGAAAAAAACAAACCGTTTCTTTTCAATTATGGTTCTGGTATTATTTACTGGATCCATCCAAGCAGCTGACTTTCCTAAGTGTAAAGAGGCTTGCGATAAGTTTTACAACTGTACAGTGCAAGTGAATCCTAATGCTTCAGAAGAGCAAAAAAACACTCTCAAAAAGGGATGTGAATTCAATTGCAACAGACCAAAATACTACAACAAAATTGCTGGATGCCTCACGAGCGGTGATTCTTGTAAAGCGTTCTCTTCTTGCATTGTAAAAGAAATGCAACCAACCAAATAA